A section of the Parcubacteria group bacterium genome encodes:
- a CDS encoding AAA family ATPase gives MPITQSQTFYVKKIYLKNFKKFSNAEIDFGAGLNFLIGPNNAGKSTILQAVDIVVGDTWLSEDMLDHSFFYEEENNFVVCVEIAFPNIGCSSNRNRINFIRNLKLAKGNVRSMVYGQFSNATPREFLDGDEIDSITDVVGEDINIESVHFFTVAKREDGSLSVENFVVLNLCEPVYKNDGNYTSIQISLTKWVRSNLISFLFIPAARSENRQIFQVAQHTWLGKYLKILQKEKNSEVESYFDQCHLQSFPLEFDNSVKDILKDLFGDISELSLHTFDHEHCDSLYKYAHVFLSDPFLAEIDKKGHGIQSASAIALFLGFLEREALNHPEYSTSRSGSAPSHWATILQIEEPESHFHPPARIKLVSILKQKFADSGAQVIVSTHDEGFVKWPFMNGSNLIFPGAIDPDGKIKSILFHDGSTDSTMEINSRILRFQASTIFSQRVLIVEGCEAVCLNAIFMRLLNEDLESNAITMAQSVSSQPRTDHGDSGNLQPAGGASQIPDTVQLYKQLGIKSACLIDIDCLFNGSIGRIIESFGGVPRAFIFDEVLTQEEVRGGSGMVSAQDMRSIIAASPDKERRFSDLVERLSNIGIFVYNKGDFEGNFTDRFVNNYISRNNKIIKEALCYAIKSKAEMSNTFDVDCLQSNARQDLEQALACIKAFFSTD, from the coding sequence ATGCCAATAACTCAAAGTCAAACATTCTATGTAAAAAAAATATATCTGAAAAATTTTAAGAAATTCAGTAATGCTGAAATTGATTTTGGGGCTGGACTTAATTTCTTGATAGGTCCGAACAACGCTGGAAAAAGTACAATTCTTCAAGCTGTGGATATTGTTGTGGGGGATACGTGGCTTTCTGAGGATATGCTTGACCATTCTTTTTTTTATGAAGAGGAGAATAACTTTGTTGTTTGTGTGGAAATTGCCTTTCCAAACATCGGTTGTTCATCTAATAGAAACAGAATAAACTTCATTAGAAATCTGAAGCTTGCAAAAGGCAATGTTCGATCAATGGTGTATGGACAATTTTCAAATGCCACACCTCGAGAATTTCTTGATGGAGATGAAATAGATAGCATAACAGATGTAGTTGGGGAGGATATAAATATTGAGTCCGTACATTTCTTTACTGTTGCTAAAAGAGAAGATGGTAGTCTGAGTGTTGAAAATTTCGTCGTACTTAATTTGTGTGAGCCAGTTTATAAAAATGATGGCAACTATACATCCATTCAAATTTCATTGACCAAGTGGGTGAGGAGTAATCTGATTTCATTTTTGTTTATACCAGCTGCCAGATCTGAAAATCGACAAATATTTCAAGTGGCACAACACACGTGGCTTGGCAAATATTTGAAAATTCTACAAAAAGAAAAAAATAGTGAAGTCGAAAGTTATTTTGATCAATGTCATTTGCAATCATTTCCATTGGAATTTGATAATTCTGTAAAAGATATTCTCAAGGATCTCTTTGGTGATATAAGTGAATTGTCACTTCACACCTTTGATCATGAGCATTGTGACTCATTGTATAAATACGCTCATGTTTTTTTATCTGATCCTTTTCTTGCTGAAATTGATAAGAAGGGTCACGGTATCCAATCTGCGAGTGCTATAGCATTGTTTTTGGGCTTTCTTGAACGAGAGGCTCTCAATCATCCAGAATATAGCACATCTCGGAGTGGATCCGCTCCATCACACTGGGCTACGATTTTACAGATAGAAGAGCCTGAATCACACTTTCATCCTCCAGCGCGAATAAAGCTCGTATCTATTCTTAAACAGAAATTTGCTGACTCTGGGGCGCAAGTAATTGTTTCGACGCATGATGAGGGATTTGTTAAGTGGCCTTTTATGAATGGCTCAAATTTGATATTCCCAGGTGCGATTGATCCAGACGGAAAGATCAAATCTATACTATTTCATGATGGATCGACAGATAGCACTATGGAAATAAACTCTCGTATATTACGGTTTCAAGCGTCAACAATTTTTTCACAAAGAGTGTTGATAGTTGAGGGGTGCGAGGCGGTGTGTCTAAATGCTATTTTCATGAGATTATTGAATGAAGACTTAGAATCTAATGCAATTACAATGGCTCAATCAGTATCTTCGCAACCAAGAACTGATCACGGAGATAGTGGCAATTTACAGCCAGCTGGTGGCGCATCTCAAATACCTGATACAGTTCAATTATATAAGCAATTGGGAATAAAAAGTGCATGTCTGATTGATATCGATTGTTTATTCAATGGTTCGATTGGAAGAATTATTGAGTCATTTGGTGGGGTACCAAGGGCTTTCATTTTTGATGAGGTGCTTACACAAGAAGAGGTGAGAGGGGGTAGTGGGATGGTATCAGCTCAGGATATGAGAAGTATTATAGCGGCTAGCCCAGATAAAGAGCGTAGATTTAGTGATTTAGTCGAACGATTATCAAATATTGGAATTTTTGTATATAACAAAGGTGATTTTGAAGGAAATTTTACGGATAGATTTGTGAATAATTATATTAGTCGGAACAATAAAATTATTAAGGAGGCATTGTGCTATGCTATAAAAAGTAAAGCGGAAATGAGTAATACATTTGATGTGGATTGTTTGCAAAGTAATGCAAGGCAAGATTTAGAACAAGCTTTGGCATGCATAAAAGCTTTCTTTAGCACTGACTGA
- a CDS encoding GlsB/YeaQ/YmgE family stress response membrane protein has product MGIILWIVFGAIVGWIASMIMGTNEGLILDIILGIVGSVLGGWLMSFLGEGGVTGFNLYSFLVALLGAIVLITIVRALR; this is encoded by the coding sequence ATGGGAATCATTCTATGGATCGTCTTTGGGGCAATTGTGGGGTGGATCGCCTCTATGATCATGGGGACCAACGAGGGTTTGATCTTAGACATTATTTTGGGCATTGTGGGATCGGTTTTAGGCGGATGGCTCATGAGCTTTTTGGGGGAAGGCGGAGTTACCGGCTTCAACCTCTATAGTTTCTTGGTAGCCTTACTCGGAGCGATAGTACTCATCACCATTGTAAGAGCCTTGCGATAA
- a CDS encoding M48 family metalloprotease, whose protein sequence is MKNQTVKNYKVYSTWVRSWASFFVAFIAMTLMWSICLLVIARFAPGAIRLFYWGAIGAVLLCGILLIFNEPIVALTMHAKRIRSREQSPRLWDTVHKVTPLIAKPTPRIYLVDTSGMNAFAFGWGLPFFSAVGATQGIIDNLTQEELEAVMAHEIGHIANRDILVSMAMTISVMIMAFTGWILLRIGPYQSGSDRPTSSKKDSGLALLAILLIGGGMYLFGRLFGYILQLFVSRQREYAADASASKIMGTSRHLVSALQKIVKNPTIGSEKVGAAVGFLCTADPNPSDMLSTHPSMSKRLAALEALET, encoded by the coding sequence TTGAAAAATCAAACAGTAAAAAACTACAAGGTGTATTCTACATGGGTACGGAGTTGGGCATCTTTTTTTGTTGCATTCATCGCAATGACGTTGATGTGGAGTATATGCCTTCTGGTAATTGCCAGATTTGCTCCTGGCGCAATACGATTGTTCTATTGGGGAGCTATTGGCGCTGTGCTTCTTTGCGGAATTTTGCTCATTTTTAACGAGCCTATCGTCGCACTGACCATGCATGCAAAACGTATTAGATCACGAGAACAATCCCCAAGACTGTGGGATACTGTTCACAAGGTAACACCACTTATTGCAAAGCCGACACCGCGGATCTACTTAGTTGATACAAGTGGCATGAATGCTTTTGCATTCGGCTGGGGACTGCCTTTTTTTTCTGCAGTGGGCGCAACACAAGGCATCATAGACAATCTAACACAGGAAGAGTTAGAAGCTGTCATGGCTCATGAAATAGGCCACATCGCCAATAGAGATATTCTTGTATCTATGGCGATGACGATAAGCGTCATGATAATGGCATTTACCGGATGGATTCTTTTAAGGATTGGACCTTACCAGTCAGGAAGCGATCGGCCAACATCGAGTAAAAAAGATAGCGGTTTGGCGCTATTGGCAATTTTACTCATCGGTGGAGGAATGTACTTGTTCGGACGTCTGTTTGGATATATTCTCCAACTTTTTGTTTCACGCCAAAGAGAATATGCTGCGGATGCCTCAGCTTCAAAGATCATGGGAACATCACGACATCTCGTGTCGGCCCTACAAAAGATTGTGAAAAATCCAACGATTGGATCAGAAAAAGTCGGCGCAGCTGTAGGGTTCCTCTGCACCGCAGATCCAAATCCATCTGACATGTTGTCAACTCATCCGAGCATGTCAAAACGTTTGGCCGCATTAGAAGCACTCGAGACATGA
- a CDS encoding type II toxin-antitoxin system antitoxin SocA domain-containing protein, with the protein MTPKKLQKMLYYAQAWFLVFENRRLFDDKIEAWMHGPAIYSIYQEYKMFGFFPIRKEIDKDFLDKISDNTKRFLSDIWKVYGKYDADYLEILSHNEKPWRVARAGVGEFNASKNEIDTKLMKSFYKELLAKTTDDVQESK; encoded by the coding sequence ATGACGCCAAAAAAATTACAAAAGATGCTTTATTATGCTCAAGCGTGGTTTTTGGTTTTTGAAAACAGGAGGCTTTTTGATGACAAAATAGAGGCGTGGATGCATGGACCGGCGATCTACTCCATTTATCAAGAGTATAAGATGTTCGGTTTTTTTCCAATTAGAAAGGAAATTGATAAGGATTTTTTGGATAAAATATCAGATAATACGAAGAGGTTTTTATCGGATATTTGGAAAGTGTATGGAAAATATGATGCTGATTATTTAGAAATCTTATCACATAACGAAAAACCTTGGCGTGTTGCACGCGCTGGAGTTGGCGAGTTCAATGCTTCAAAAAATGAGATTGATACAAAATTGATGAAAAGTTTTTATAAAGAACTGCTTGCTAAAACAACGGATGATGTCCAAGAATCGAAATAA
- the purE gene encoding 5-(carboxyamino)imidazole ribonucleotide mutase, with protein sequence MNEKNGSPIKVGIVMGSDSDITEMSKARDVLDEFNVPYAGTICSAHRTPEDVPKLIDAWEGRGCKVFIAGAGWAAHLAGAFAANTILPVIGVPLSSSKLNGLDALLATVQMPSGIPVATIAIDCAANAAFLAMEILAVGGDLDLRDKLLQHRLEMADGVREKSRKLNVHQEWPD encoded by the coding sequence ATGAATGAAAAAAACGGGAGTCCTATCAAGGTGGGCATTGTTATGGGGAGTGATTCTGACATAACGGAAATGAGCAAGGCAAGAGATGTTCTCGATGAATTTAATGTTCCTTATGCCGGGACAATTTGCTCGGCACATCGCACACCGGAAGACGTTCCAAAGCTCATTGACGCGTGGGAGGGACGTGGATGCAAGGTATTTATCGCCGGTGCGGGTTGGGCGGCACATCTCGCAGGAGCGTTTGCTGCCAATACAATACTGCCGGTAATCGGTGTTCCACTTTCCAGTTCCAAACTTAATGGTTTGGATGCGCTTTTGGCGACGGTGCAAATGCCTTCGGGAATACCTGTAGCAACAATCGCGATAGACTGTGCTGCCAACGCTGCGTTTCTGGCGATGGAAATTCTTGCTGTGGGCGGTGATCTTGATCTAAGAGATAAATTACTTCAGCATCGTCTTGAAATGGCAGATGGTGTGAGAGAGAAATCGAGAAAACTGAATGTCCATCAGGAATGGCCGGATTGA
- a CDS encoding NUDIX hydrolase produces MKNAYLIERWRSLSQKVVFVAKRFSILSVDYLRPGNEFYKDVCVKQEPDGVGIFAITKKREVVMVRHFRPGPEKILLELPAGDVDKDEDPAIAAERELLEETGYRGKESLAVGSSFRDAYSTGVFFSVVITECVLEEIPKGRKRHPSLREIVLVPLGEFRQMLRSQQMTNSEAGLRGLDYLNLL; encoded by the coding sequence ATGAAAAATGCATATTTAATTGAGAGGTGGAGAAGTCTTTCACAAAAGGTGGTATTTGTAGCCAAAAGATTTTCGATACTTAGTGTCGATTATTTACGGCCTGGCAATGAATTCTATAAGGATGTGTGTGTCAAACAAGAGCCGGATGGCGTAGGAATTTTTGCCATAACAAAAAAACGTGAAGTTGTCATGGTAAGACACTTCAGACCCGGACCGGAAAAAATCTTGCTGGAATTGCCTGCGGGAGATGTGGACAAAGATGAAGATCCGGCAATTGCTGCAGAGAGGGAATTGCTTGAAGAAACGGGATATCGCGGCAAAGAATCATTAGCAGTCGGATCATCATTTCGCGATGCATATTCCACTGGAGTTTTTTTCTCAGTGGTAATTACAGAATGTGTGTTAGAAGAAATTCCGAAAGGACGCAAAAGACACCCTAGCCTTCGTGAAATTGTTTTGGTTCCACTCGGTGAGTTTCGGCAAATGTTAAGGAGTCAGCAAATGACAAATTCCGAAGCTGGGCTGAGAGGGTTGGATTATCTGAATCTTCTCTGA
- a CDS encoding SRPBCC family protein yields the protein MKKILLQKSWVINAPREEVYKIMSDFENMPKYFPKVAQSLHILKRDGNNLTIEAKAKTFGRIISVQMETQLRPPKGYVSDNKSGIGTFGYEEFLMEEISEGTRINYSYNIELKNPILRILGGFLIGWYAMRFWEHAVIDKLKEMLEK from the coding sequence ATGAAAAAAATTCTTCTACAAAAATCTTGGGTTATAAATGCTCCTCGCGAAGAAGTTTATAAAATAATGAGCGATTTTGAAAATATGCCCAAATATTTTCCGAAAGTAGCTCAGTCACTGCACATCTTAAAAAGGGATGGGAATAATCTTACTATTGAAGCTAAAGCTAAAACATTTGGACGTATTATTTCCGTGCAAATGGAAACTCAATTGCGTCCACCAAAAGGATATGTTTCAGATAATAAAAGTGGCATTGGAACTTTTGGTTACGAAGAATTTCTTATGGAAGAAATTTCGGAAGGTACAAGAATCAACTATTCATATAATATTGAATTAAAAAATCCAATCCTTCGTATTTTGGGTGGATTCTTAATTGGATGGTATGCGATGCGTTTTTGGGAACATGCTGTTATAGACAAATTAAAAGAAATGTTAGAGAAGTAA
- the rsgA gene encoding ribosome small subunit-dependent GTPase A, translated as MIKIEDLGWNGSFDADRKKFGSDGFSVARVIAEYKGAYKVKNTKGEYLARITGKQMRDAISREDYPAVGDWVMIADADQKQVTIHAVLPRKTVMKRRYSGKDETQIIATNIDVAFVIESLDRDYNLNRMERYFAIARDGGIQPAVILNKIDLISQEELDLKLVEIKNRLGEVDVIPTSTRSEEGLEKLKKYIAPGKTYCFLGSSGVGKSSLINKLLGAECIKTENIGARSGRGKHVTTTREMYFLAEGGIVIDNPGVREVGMTDTSSGIDNLFDEITALAVGCRYVDCTHTHEPGCAVLVALKEGKLDENQYTNYVNLKKEAKHYTMTKIQKKEKKRQFGKFVKKAKKGLKNFGHKDY; from the coding sequence ATGATAAAAATTGAAGATTTAGGGTGGAATGGATCTTTTGATGCTGATCGAAAAAAGTTCGGATCAGATGGTTTTTCGGTTGCGCGGGTAATTGCCGAATATAAAGGAGCGTATAAGGTCAAAAATACCAAAGGTGAATATCTGGCGAGGATAACTGGAAAGCAGATGCGTGATGCGATATCCAGAGAAGATTATCCGGCAGTCGGTGATTGGGTAATGATCGCTGATGCTGATCAAAAGCAGGTGACGATCCATGCGGTGTTGCCGAGAAAAACGGTAATGAAAAGAAGATATAGTGGCAAGGATGAAACGCAGATCATTGCCACAAATATCGATGTGGCTTTTGTCATCGAATCATTGGATCGGGATTATAATCTCAATCGCATGGAAAGATATTTCGCCATTGCCAGAGACGGTGGCATCCAGCCAGCTGTTATTCTCAATAAGATCGATCTGATATCTCAGGAAGAGTTGGATTTGAAATTGGTCGAAATAAAAAACAGGTTGGGCGAAGTTGATGTGATCCCGACCAGTACGCGTAGCGAAGAGGGATTGGAAAAACTCAAAAAATATATTGCGCCAGGTAAGACGTATTGTTTTCTCGGTTCATCGGGCGTGGGAAAATCATCTCTCATCAACAAATTGCTCGGTGCAGAATGCATCAAAACGGAAAATATCGGAGCGCGTTCCGGGCGAGGTAAACACGTGACGACAACGCGGGAAATGTATTTTTTGGCTGAAGGTGGCATCGTGATCGACAATCCTGGCGTGCGGGAAGTGGGGATGACAGATACGAGTAGTGGTATCGACAATCTATTTGATGAAATAACTGCGCTTGCTGTAGGTTGCAGATATGTCGATTGTACGCACACGCATGAACCCGGATGTGCAGTCCTCGTTGCGTTAAAAGAGGGCAAATTGGACGAGAATCAATACACCAATTACGTCAATCTCAAAAAAGAAGCAAAACATTATACAATGACAAAAATTCAAAAGAAAGAAAAGAAGCGTCAGTTTGGGAAGTTTGTCAAAAAAGCAAAAAAGGGATTAAAGAATTTTGGGCATAAGGATTACTGA
- a CDS encoding TPM domain-containing protein, which yields MKTTKLFVLVWVLITVGFSGVFAADQQNALIVDNANLFGGKAQDVQRAAQALQSKGADVHIWTIRSFAGEASSLMEYEEKLEKSFPAWQSANGKRKSNLIVLMMSLTERKTGLYYGSEFGRPLEKNWIRIQTDLMNPKFGRGEFAEGFIAGLDEVTRLVDEHIHPSQVSPSKTVIVQQQAPSKPTDLTGLWTVMKWCLGILTVCIVGFFLIRMFNRRREEWEKKLRAQQRARIEKQNATEKITSIRAAMSDLETLVTAITGVMDEKSAQLLRKKLQKAKDAQAKLASDFSGTGTAAGDPDVDGLMDAQYAAMEDKYKEVTESSSGALSFIRELEEEVRTFRDQAMNASKTLETLNQRAEEVSGVVTALIGKGFKIDEVSKLLNTTLKILQQAKGHLDGKQYEQFAVVTNEVEGQLNSIEERALAIPDLGETIEKRVMDIEAKIPVVVKMIGDAKETFMMITASFVLRSWEAIKGNGSEAENRIKKATATIDVIRKCISMDVQDWSQGQDLVEKAGQWLGEAESLMRSVFSLKENLERAKANVAKEVTDTESDIQKAWDYIKQYDADIRDSLEDDLRQAEKMIKEVKDELKKTMPDYTTAFKRAQEANALADKIYDQAVDERETAERQRRKLSSQQDNVERKISKAREYFEDHDRDVNPESREHLSSAENNFQRAVNCADLNQRSQLMFLAEEAADHAYNVAKDDVENAHRSRNRNSWGSRREYESRDNTVVVVGGYSGEHEAHNDTRGSGGRTSNSDESSGGGGDTTFSIDTGGGGGGDTTFSIDTGGGGGGGDTGW from the coding sequence ATGAAAACAACTAAACTGTTTGTTTTGGTTTGGGTGTTGATCACCGTTGGTTTTTCTGGAGTTTTTGCTGCAGATCAACAGAATGCATTAATTGTTGACAACGCAAATCTGTTTGGTGGCAAGGCTCAAGATGTACAGAGGGCAGCACAAGCCCTCCAGAGCAAAGGAGCGGATGTTCACATTTGGACAATCAGATCTTTTGCCGGAGAGGCGAGTTCGCTCATGGAGTATGAAGAAAAACTTGAGAAAAGTTTTCCGGCGTGGCAATCAGCCAATGGCAAACGAAAGAGCAATCTTATCGTGCTGATGATGTCTCTGACGGAAAGAAAGACCGGACTGTATTATGGCAGTGAGTTTGGGAGACCGCTCGAAAAGAATTGGATTAGAATCCAGACAGATCTCATGAATCCTAAGTTTGGACGCGGTGAATTTGCGGAAGGATTTATCGCCGGACTTGATGAAGTTACGAGACTTGTTGATGAGCACATTCATCCGTCGCAAGTTTCTCCAAGTAAGACGGTGATAGTGCAACAGCAGGCGCCGTCAAAACCCACTGACCTGACTGGTCTTTGGACTGTGATGAAGTGGTGTCTCGGTATCCTGACTGTATGTATTGTCGGATTTTTTTTAATACGGATGTTCAACAGGCGTCGGGAAGAATGGGAAAAGAAACTGCGAGCGCAACAGCGAGCAAGGATCGAGAAACAAAATGCTACTGAGAAAATCACATCGATCAGAGCGGCAATGAGTGATCTCGAGACGCTTGTGACAGCAATAACTGGCGTGATGGATGAAAAATCGGCACAATTGCTCAGGAAAAAACTCCAAAAAGCAAAGGATGCACAGGCCAAATTGGCATCTGATTTTTCTGGAACAGGAACTGCGGCAGGTGATCCTGATGTTGATGGATTGATGGATGCACAATATGCTGCTATGGAAGATAAGTACAAAGAAGTCACCGAATCTTCCAGTGGCGCGTTGAGTTTCATTCGGGAATTGGAAGAAGAAGTAAGAACTTTTCGTGATCAAGCAATGAATGCATCAAAGACATTGGAAACTCTCAATCAAAGAGCGGAAGAAGTCAGTGGCGTAGTTACTGCTTTGATCGGTAAGGGGTTCAAGATCGATGAAGTGTCAAAGCTTCTCAACACAACCCTGAAAATTCTTCAGCAGGCCAAAGGTCACCTTGATGGGAAACAGTATGAGCAGTTTGCTGTTGTTACTAACGAGGTGGAAGGTCAGCTCAACAGTATCGAGGAGCGGGCACTGGCCATTCCTGATCTCGGGGAAACGATCGAGAAGAGGGTTATGGACATTGAAGCCAAGATCCCTGTAGTCGTCAAGATGATTGGTGATGCCAAAGAAACATTCATGATGATTACCGCGTCTTTTGTTCTACGTTCGTGGGAGGCGATCAAGGGCAATGGCTCAGAAGCGGAGAATCGTATCAAAAAGGCGACGGCAACAATTGATGTAATCAGAAAATGCATCAGTATGGATGTCCAGGACTGGTCACAGGGGCAAGATCTTGTCGAAAAGGCAGGTCAATGGCTCGGCGAGGCTGAGTCGCTCATGCGATCCGTTTTTTCGCTCAAGGAGAATCTTGAGCGAGCAAAGGCAAATGTGGCCAAAGAGGTTACAGATACCGAGAGTGATATTCAGAAAGCATGGGATTATATCAAACAATACGATGCTGACATCCGAGACAGTCTCGAGGATGATCTCCGACAGGCAGAAAAAATGATCAAGGAGGTGAAGGACGAACTCAAAAAAACAATGCCTGACTATACCACGGCTTTCAAGAGGGCACAGGAAGCCAATGCGTTGGCCGATAAGATCTATGATCAAGCGGTCGATGAGCGTGAAACAGCTGAACGTCAGCGAAGGAAATTGAGCTCTCAACAGGACAATGTTGAGAGAAAAATTTCGAAGGCAAGGGAGTATTTTGAGGATCATGACAGGGATGTCAATCCAGAATCAAGAGAACATCTTTCGTCAGCGGAAAATAATTTCCAGCGAGCGGTGAATTGTGCAGATCTCAATCAGAGATCACAACTTATGTTTTTGGCGGAAGAAGCGGCAGATCATGCGTATAACGTCGCCAAAGACGATGTAGAAAATGCACATCGATCCCGGAATAGAAATTCTTGGGGATCGCGTCGGGAATATGAATCACGAGATAACACAGTTGTCGTTGTCGGTGGATATTCTGGTGAGCATGAAGCTCATAATGATACTCGTGGCAGTGGCGGAAGAACATCAAATAGTGATGAAAGTTCTGGAGGAGGTGGCGACACGACATTCAGCATTGATACCGGTGGCGGCGGAGGTGGCGACACGACATTCAGCATTGATACCGGTGGCGGCGGAGGTGGTGGTGACACTGGTTGGTAA
- a CDS encoding zeta toxin family protein, translated as MKETKLIVLRGPSGSGKSSIAKAIQTEWLDHNNPMAYVEQDYFRRIVLKEKDVAGGFNIQMIKETVLFLLHNQYDVIMEGIFDKGRYEEMFKEIIRNHPSNNFFFYFDISFEETLRRHDTRLNNNEFGEKEMRSWYKSENFLESIRENIIGERHAFDDTVKHIRIVANL; from the coding sequence ATGAAAGAAACAAAACTTATTGTTTTGCGCGGTCCGTCTGGCTCTGGGAAAAGCTCAATTGCAAAAGCGATTCAAACGGAGTGGCTCGATCACAATAATCCAATGGCGTACGTGGAGCAAGATTATTTCAGACGAATCGTCCTTAAGGAAAAAGATGTTGCTGGGGGTTTTAATATACAGATGATTAAAGAAACGGTGTTATTTCTTTTGCACAATCAATATGATGTCATCATGGAAGGCATCTTTGATAAAGGGCGTTATGAAGAGATGTTCAAGGAAATTATCCGCAACCATCCATCAAATAATTTTTTCTTTTACTTTGACATCTCTTTTGAAGAAACTCTCAGACGGCATGACACAAGACTAAATAATAATGAATTCGGCGAAAAAGAGATGCGATCATGGTACAAAAGTGAGAATTTCCTAGAGAGTATCAGAGAAAATATCATTGGAGAAAGGCATGCTTTCGACGATACGGTTAAACATATTCGAATAGTCGCTAATTTGTGA
- a CDS encoding very short patch repair endonuclease, whose translation MVDIFSKEKRSEIMSKIRSKETKMEVKFRKKLWHSGFRYRKNASGYFGKPDILLKKYRTVIFIDSCFWHGCKKHFKLPSTRQKFWSEKMVQNQKRDKDVTGYYKKNGWKIIRIWEHDLKRNFQKSFDKTSYLLLKDESARIK comes from the coding sequence ATGGTAGATATTTTTTCAAAAGAAAAAAGGTCCGAAATAATGTCGAAAATAAGATCAAAAGAAACCAAAATGGAGGTAAAATTCAGAAAAAAACTTTGGCATTCTGGATTTCGATATCGAAAGAACGCGTCTGGTTATTTTGGAAAACCAGATATTTTACTTAAAAAATATAGAACAGTTATTTTCATCGATTCTTGTTTCTGGCATGGATGCAAAAAACATTTCAAACTTCCTTCAACAAGACAGAAATTTTGGAGTGAAAAGATGGTACAAAACCAAAAAAGAGATAAGGACGTTACAGGTTATTATAAAAAAAATGGTTGGAAAATTATCCGAATTTGGGAGCATGATTTGAAGAGGAATTTTCAGAAATCGTTTGACAAAACTAGTTATTTATTATTGAAAGATGAAAGTGCACGAATAAAGTAA
- a CDS encoding ornithine cyclodeaminase — translation MKVITEEVLVKLIKIHGFENFLKDFMLVLKNDFSRWNEFNLIPRPAMHVRDGVLELMPICDKDIFAFKYVNCHPKNTANGMMTVVATGQLSRVDSGYPLLFSEMTLLTALRTAATTAIATDLLSRKDSQILGIIGTGAQSEFLTNALRLIRDIKEVRYFDIDSLAMDKFESNFKNSNLKLVRCNNGKETVKGADVITTCTACRAHVDVLKNDWINAGVHINGIGGDSEGKTELEFGILSRGRIVVEYLDQCMTEGEIQRFDRQEAKKHVHAELHELITGEKIGRESDEQITIYDSVGIALEDYSVLRFTYDLANRYGLGQELNFTPVLDNTKNLIAMVTEKK, via the coding sequence ATGAAAGTTATCACTGAAGAAGTCTTGGTAAAACTAATCAAGATCCATGGCTTTGAAAATTTTTTGAAGGATTTCATGTTGGTGCTAAAAAATGATTTTAGTCGTTGGAATGAATTTAATTTAATTCCTCGTCCTGCCATGCATGTGCGTGACGGCGTACTTGAATTGATGCCAATTTGCGATAAGGACATCTTTGCCTTCAAGTATGTAAATTGCCATCCTAAAAATACAGCAAACGGCATGATGACTGTGGTGGCAACTGGTCAACTTTCGCGTGTGGATTCGGGCTATCCTTTGCTGTTTTCTGAGATGACATTATTGACTGCCTTGCGTACTGCCGCAACGACCGCTATAGCCACTGATCTATTGTCCCGAAAGGACAGTCAAATTCTCGGGATCATTGGAACAGGCGCGCAAAGCGAGTTTTTGACAAATGCATTGCGATTGATACGCGATATCAAGGAAGTGAGATATTTTGATATCGATTCTCTGGCAATGGATAAGTTTGAAAGTAATTTCAAAAATAGCAATCTAAAGCTGGTGCGATGCAACAATGGCAAAGAGACTGTCAAAGGAGCAGATGTAATCACAACGTGTACCGCTTGTCGAGCGCACGTGGATGTACTCAAAAATGATTGGATCAATGCCGGCGTACACATCAACGGAATTGGCGGGGACTCCGAAGGCAAAACGGAATTGGAATTTGGCATACTTTCTCGTGGACGTATCGTTGTGGAGTATTTGGATCAATGCATGACCGAAGGTGAGATCCAACGCTTTGATCGTCAGGAAGCCAAAAAACATGTACATGCCGAGCTTCACGAACTTATTACCGGGGAAAAAATAGGACGAGAAAGCGATGAGCAAATCACGATTTATGATTCTGTCGGGATCGCTCTTGAGGATTATTCTGTTTTGCGGTTTACCTATGATCTGGCAAATCGGTATGGTCTGGGACAGGAATTGAATTTTACGCCTGTCTTGGACAATACGAAAAATTTGATTGCAATGGTCACTGAAAAAAAGTAA